In Primulina huaijiensis isolate GDHJ02 chromosome 16, ASM1229523v2, whole genome shotgun sequence, a single genomic region encodes these proteins:
- the LOC140961001 gene encoding uncharacterized protein, with product MRPWDKRLPLVGSGTAHGHYSINPDSSIISSTILISGKVATTLIDTGTTHSFISEQFMHSLGVAPIGEIAHFSIVLPSGDYIHSSSVIRACPVQVDEELLYADLIVIPMIEFDVILGMDWLSTYLAVIDCVAKTVRFPSGHGDSRVFTGSGTSLGLSFISCFQIQRMLVKGCHGLLASVVDVTGEGSGNVSDINIVKYYLDVFADDVLGLPPDREVEFVIDIVPGHIVSKEGIAVDPAKIEAVKKWPIPLTVVEVRSFLGLAGYYRHFIADFSKIALPLTTLTRKTVKYEWTNECQQAFQVLKDKLTSAPVLALPQGVEDFVVYTDASKKGLGAVLMQRGKVIAYASRQLKEYDKNFLTHDLELATVKELNMRQRMWLELVKDYDCTISYHPGKANVVADASSRKSGLQLGSMIQKPLLLDLQRSEITLVEEGTIARLSALVIRPTLIDRIKHEQQLDTLLLDLRAKAEKKGNSEFGLNSDGLITFQGRICVPVGDAIHRDVLTEAHTAPYSVHPGITKMYQDLRRLYWWPGDHMFVKIAPLKGVMRFGKKGKLSPRYIGPFEILDRIGERAYRLALPPDLNRVHNVFHVSMLRKYLSNPSHVLRHEALDLLPNLSYEEVPVQIMDRKVKVLRNKEIGFVKVLWRNHAIEEAT from the exons atgcgGCCATGGGATAAACGACTCCcgctagttggatcgggaacagcccatgggcattacagcaTTAATCCTGATTCGTCAATCATTTCAAGTACCATTCTTATTTCAGGCAAGGTAGCTACTACTCTTATTGATACTGGCAccacacattcttttatatctgagcAATTTATGCATTCTCTGGGTGTTGCTCCTATTGGTGAAATTGCCCACTTTTCTATTGTGCTTCCTTCGGGAGATTATATTCATTCTTCAAGTGTGATTCGAGCGTGCCCTGTTCAAGTAGATGAGGAATTGTtgtatgctgatttgattgTCATACCCATGATTGAGTTCGatgttattttgggaatggattggttatctaCTTATCTAGCTGTGATAGATTGTGTAGCCAAGACAGTGCGTTTTCCTTCAGGGCATGGTGATAGCAGGGTCTTCACGGGGTCAGGTACTTCGCTTGGCCTTTCTTTTATTTCCTGCTTTCAAATTCAACGGATGTTGGTTAAGGGTTGTCATGGGTTGCTAGCATCGGTGGTGGATGTAACTGGAGAAGGGAGTGGGAATGTGAGCGACATTAATATTGTGAAGTATTATCTTGATGTCTTTGCGGATGATGTGCTGGGATTGCCACCGgatagagaggtggaatttGTTATTGATATTGTACCAG GTCATATCGTTTCCAAGGAAGGAATTGCTGTGGATCCGGCTAAGATTGAAGCAGTtaagaagtggcctattcctttGACAGTTGTTGAGGTACGAAGTTTCCTTGGGTTGGCAGGGTACTATCGTCATTTTATTGCTGATTTCTCAAAAATAGCCTTGCCACTTACTACTCTGACGAGAAAGACAGTTAAGTATGAATGGACTAATGAATGTCAGCAAGCATTTCAAGTATTGAAGGACAAATTGACTTCAGCTCCAGTGTTAGCTCTTCCTCAAGGAGTTGAAGACTTTGTggtgtatacagatgcttcCAAGAAAGGTCTTGGTGCTgtgttgatgcagcgaggcaaagttattgcttatgcttctcgtcaattGAAGGAGTATGATAAGAACTTTctgactcatgatcttgagttggcAACCgtg AAAGAattgaacatgcgtcagagaaTGTGGTTAGaacttgtgaaggattatgattgcacTATCAGTTACCATCCAGGAAAAGCGAATGTGGTTGCTGATGCATCGAGCCGAAAGTCAGGTCTTCAATTGGGTTCTATGATTCAAAAGCCTCTGTTGTTGGATTTGCAGAGAAGTGAGATCACATTGGTTGAGGAAGGTACGATCGCTCGACTTTCAGCCCTAGTTATTCGACCGACTTTGATTGACAGAATTAAGCATGAGCAACAGTTGGATACTCTTTTGTTGGACTTGAGAGCAAAGGCAGAGAAAAAGGGGAATTCTGAGTTTGGATTGAACAGTGATGGCCTGATTACATTTCAAGGCCGTATTTGTGTTCCTGTTGGTGATGCTATTCATCGTGATGTTTTGACGGAAGCTCATACTGCACCTTATTCAGTACATCCTGGTATcaccaagatgtatcaagatctCCGTcgattgtattggtggccag GTGACCATATGTTCGTTAAGATAGCTCCCCTCAAGGGAGTTATGAGGTTTGGAAAGAAAGGTAAGTTGAGTCCTCGCTatattggacctttcgagattCTGGATAGGATTGGTGAAAGAGCATATCGATTGGCTTTGCCTCCGGATTTGAATCGAGTTCACAATGTCTTCCATGTTTCAATGTTACGGAAGTATTTGTCCAATCCATCCCATGTTCTGCGACACGAAGCATTAGATCTTTTGCCTAATCTGAGCTATGAAGAAGTACCGGTTCAAATtatggatcgcaaagttaaagtgctAAGGAACAAAGAAATTGGCTTTGTTAAagttctttggaggaatcatgcgATTGAAGAGGCTACATGA